The sequence TGGTCCTGCACTCTGTGGCGGGCAGTATGCCCAGTCAGTCCAGTGCCAGCTCCTCTCGAAATGTCTCTGCCAGCTCCTACAGTGACATGCCAGGTAAGAGTAGCGATATTAATAAGTATAATTATAAGGAAGTGCTGTTACCTATATTGAAACGTCTAATTTATATGGATCACTTCACAGGAGGCTTCATGTTTGAGGGCATGTCTGACGATGAGGAGGAGTTCCAGTCGGTGAGTGACTGATTTGTGTTCAGGAGAGAGCCAATAATGTTCGGGGCCTTAAGGtcttaaggtgtgtgtgtgtcttaatgCATGTGACAGGGAAGCCCAGCAGGACCCTCCAACAGAGTCGGAGCCTCAGCAGGAATGCGACCAGTGTCTCTGAGCCACAGTGGAGCGACGGGCCCTCGACCAATCACACAGAGCGAGCTGGCAACAGCGCTGGCCCTCGCTAGCACTCCCGACAGCAGCGCAGTCACTCCTACGACAACAAGCCAGGTGagatttattcactttttaaataattgcaAATATATGTATGCAGACCTATGACTATAAAAATCAACCGGTGACAGACTGTTCAGCAGGTCTCCAAGTCTTTCTGCAGTAAGAAAATAGTCCTtaggtttattattttttaatggtttcatgcttttttccatgacaatctatgtttaaaaaatactgtCTTTGCTAGAGAAAAACTAGcactaataataaaacaacaactttttcccccttcattCTATCTCTGTCTTGTGATTCAGACTGATCCCTCCAGTGGCGTTGGTCCAATGCCAGCAGGGACCCCAGTCAGCAACGACCTCTTCAGCCAGGCTCTGCAACAAGCCCTGCAAGCCACTAACATGTCCGCTCTGCAGGTGAGGCTACATACCGGGCAACTCATCACCATAGTAACCCTtagtgccgcaggtgcacccatggtaaattgccatgggaataatacacaactccttatatggacatacTTGGGGGTGTgtatttataggtcacatattcaggcttttaaaaatggcgtctcatgtgttgttgagtcaaagttatgattcattttacacatcacatttttagtagtgatataatgTAGCAatgattgtgcagaagtcacaatcatttttcttttctttttgttctcatttccaattttcacaaattcaatacgattttaaacattttgagtgctttttgctCAGTTGTGTTTACATAGATCAGATtctctaggttgtgctgaaaaaaaggatataaaacactcttatagtctctgtatatactgtacgttttaacatagtaatggaaaaaagcagccgaaatgctctgtgttcttgaaggaagatgaaataaataagacgTTAAATTTAAAACAGACCCGTATGTTCTGTTCTGCTATGAGTGGACGTTTCacactactgctgctgtaaagCAGGGCTGACCTGGTGATCTTTAACTTATTCTTTAAATGCGTTTCTGTTTTTGCCAGGGCCGCTGGCAGTCCCAGATGCAGCAGCTGAGGGACATGGGGATCCAGGACGAGGAGCTGATGCTGAGGGCACTGCAGGCTACAGATGGTGACATCCAGGCTGCCCTCGAGCTCATATTCGCTGGAGGCCCAGGACTCTAAAGGCCTTACTCGATGGACATAAAGCTTCTGTGGAGAGAGAGTTCATAACGATGCTGCTCAGAGaggataaataataacatacacTTTGTAAATGTTAAAGTACACATATGTTACCGTTTCAGCTGAGCCCTAAAGTCATGACAGATTTTTCATACTGATGTGACCAGACTTGTAATAAATTTAATATTGCTTACCTCATAAACGTTTCTTGCCATTATTCATTGCATTTACAGCATCCTCCTTCAGCTTCATGcagtttcccttttctttcacTAGATGGCAGTGCGGTAGTATGTTTCCATCCAGAGTAATCTTTCTAACACACATACcacttgtgtgtttgctgttttcttccCTTCCCTAAAATTAAAGTATTATTATTGGTCTCTGTGGGATACTCTCTGATAAATGGttgctttattttgtaattgtGCGATTCTATtcttccaagatgacaatgtcAGGAGACGGCGAGCAGCAGAAGAATGAGAGTTGCACAGAAAAGGTGATTGCTTTCTTAGCATCCTCTGAGATTTGTGTTATAAGTGCGTCACACTCATAACCGAGTCCCTGCATGCCTCTTCCTCACCTCAGCCTTATTACAGGCAGAAATATTTGCTTTGTCTCATTGTCTCCCGTCATGGTGTTTTGGGGGAGGACATATTGCCGGCCCCCCTCTGCTACTTACCGCTCTCCATCTACAGTAATTGCCCTGCTTAGTTTTATTAGTGCATCTGTGAATGTGACAGCTCAATCAGTGGATTGCCCTTTCACGAGCACGGCACCCAAACAGCTCTTtgtgtccgtccgtctgtccccATTTCCATTTTATATGCACGCACACCTGCGGGCAATTTACGCTGTCATCTGCCTTCAAgggtattttaaaaataaaacattcccTGAAAGAAATGGTGTCATAGCTTTGACAAAACAACTGAATAAAAGAGTCATCTTCCCTGTAGCATCTAGATTCTAAACCAAGCTGGGTTTATAGAGAACCATTTTagcacagattttttttttccactgaaatCAGATGTCACAGCACACATACATCACAGTGCATCACCTctatttcatgtgtttaatgCACAGCACATCATCCCACGCTTCTGAACTGCAGTTTTCAGGAGACGCTGAACAGTTAACTGTGGAGAATCACCATGAGAagttgtcatggagacactCAATGGCATATGGTATAGAAAAGATGTTATTGCACACCATATGTGCAACTGGGAACATATTTCAAAGCAGTGTCACCTATGTGTATTGACTTGTACATGTAAAGTGATACATTTGCGACTCTCCCACAACGTGAAAAACATATTCATAGCCTTTGaatgatttgaaaaacaaaccatttctgATATCCAACGTGACAAGAGGCAGCAGATAAAATGGAGGATGAGCTGTCTACTATCTCAGTCACACTAGTttttgttttcacggtcacttTAGTCTGGGGGTGTCAAACaggcggcccgggggccagaatcggcccgccagagggtccaatccggccctcaggatgaatttgttaaaatttcacattacGATTAcatttatagatccagtgtgatgtgtaaatggtCAATTtcggcatgatattgttgaaattgcacttatatctCTCAAGAAAATTCATGTTTTGTAAGAATATCctacattaaatgtaaaacaaaggagaataATTCAGagttctttttgttcataagttattatgctattattttactggtcctgCCCAcatgagatcaaattgtgcagTATGTGGCCCCCACTCCCTGCTTTAGTCCCTCTTCACTGGGCATCGTCACTACTGTCACAGAGTCAGTGAGGTTTGAAAAGAGTCGATAGAGTCACGCAGAaacttttatttacttcttcAGAACTAGCCAGCGTGAAGAGGCAGTGGACGAATCCACAGCTTTGAAACGGGCATAAATCCGCCCAATTACTCGCCCACAAGCGAGATTCTGCACCATGTCCTTACGCCGCGTTAAGCGAATAGAAATCATCTGTGCCAAATCTTTTGAAATGGTGAACAATACTAACACGACTCTCTCGGGGGATGAAATCCTCCCACGTGCCAGAGGAGGAGACAAGGTTGGTATGATGTGCTTCACCTGCTTTTGTCTCCCTGAAAAGGGGCACTTAACGTGTTATTAACATACGGTCTGTTACCTGAGATTGTTTTGTGCCCACTTGTGACTGAGCAGAATATGAAATGAGCCTCTGACACGAGGCCATTTTATCCCTCGGTGGCCCTCATTCACTGCTTTTAAGCCACATTTTCTATTCTTCCCCCTTTCTATGCCTCGTCGTCATCTCTCTTTGCCCACAGAAGCGACTTTGATGCATTTCCTCCCAGGTGCTTTAACCCTTGATGGAGCTTCTCAAAAAGAGGACATATCTGCTGCAGAACAGAAGAGGCAGAGAGATCTTGccgaaaaaaaacacagaggaaacttAAAATGGAGACATCAGACCTCGTTTGAAGTCGTGAATTTGATTCGAGTCGAGTTGGATGAGAGAAAATCAACCACAAAATCTAAACTGACATGTGGAGTCAGTgctcctttttaaataaagttgaacagattctctttttttcttgactttaaatgtattttgtgcaGCCATTTTGGAGAAAATGGGTCAAATACTATAACAAAGTGTTTATATGTGCACACATGGGCCTGTAGCTAAGTTCAACAATGCAGGTGTGAGCATTTTAGGTTACGAACATGAGCATTTAGTGCATCCTTTCATCCAATCTCTACCTGTGCTCTGTAGGGAAAAAGATCAGAAATCAATTACACGAATTACGTGGGAACgaaattagtatttcatgtgaaaatttcattttcatttttttttatgtcatgtctggggctccgtagTATAGTATTGCATCAGAAAAACGTACATAAAATGACGGCTTGTTGATATTTGttatagtatatataaaaaaacagacaatcagTTGCACTTGAAGCTGTTGAATTGAAGATATCGAGCAAATATCGagaatttaattgaatatttAAGTGCCAGTGTGCAGAGCCCCTTGAGGAAACTAAGTGATTATTTTACAGAGCCATGAAACAAAGTGTTGCCAGTAAAAATCGACAGGACTGTGTCGTCGCTTGTTTGGTAAAGAAACGCCCTCAGTTCTTCGAAGACTTCCTTCAACTATCGAGGATCACGGTTAGGATTTGCACTTCATTAAATACAGATCAAAGAACCCCGAGAACACAGCGCACGCACTTTTTGATACCAAAAGAAAAGTGCTTCAGGTGCTGCTGGGAGCAAGGAAACAAACGGACAACGGTCAGGAAAAAGCGCTACCGACATCAGAGtcccaaaaaaatatataaacacaactgagcTACAAAGTGAGTCAATAGAGCGTAAGTGCTGGAGAACTGGCTTCATAATAGCTCCAGCATTCTGTCCTTGGCTCAAACAGTGGTTACCCTTCACAGTTTATCAAAGGGCTTCACCATGGTAACTGGTGAagatggagacacagagaggagctttttttttctcccaataCATAATTACGTGTCTGATTTTTTGTTATCAAACAAGAGGAAAGATGTGACTCATAAACCcaatttgtctttattttgaacCTTGTTGCCTCTATGTCCCCATACAATACATTCAGTATATACATTTGGCCATGAGGGACTGTACAGAGATATGTTATAGTAGTGCATACATACGTGGCACGGAAATGTACACAGAGGAAACGCACACATGCCACTTTACCACTTTTCAGCAAAGTGAAACGAGAGAGACGCGCGGGGCAAGTCAATGGCTGATGGCTACTTACACCAGTGCACAGGCACACgctcgcacacaaacacacacccacacacacacacactcgcacacaaacactgtttcaTGCATGCACAAAAGTGTGTGCTTTAAGACACTtctgagggaggagaggggcTCTTTCACATTCTCAATATAGAAATATATGAATGTGAAGATTGCGTCCGCCGATTGCAGCAAATCCCTCCTCGTGTTCCTGGTTCTCCCTACCTCCATCTCCCCCAgttttccctttctctttcaACACtaaggcctctctctctctctcgccatTTTATACAGGCTCTTTCTCCCCATTGTAGAGAAATATTCATGAGCAGCAGTAACTGAATACGGAGCCTCTACGCTTTCATCTCTTAAACAGGGAACATTTATAACATAAAGGATACATCACGCGTATAGTTTATTTTcaatttgcattcattttttctttctttcttaggATATCATCTTATATAGGTCCACTGCATCAACATACTGTTCCCTACTACAGCTGTAGAGGTTTCCTCATCACACACCGTCCCATGACACACTAGTCATGTGACGAGAGCACATTCTGCACGTCCGACTTtctacaaactttttttttactaatcaGGTCTTTCTGCTgattccatttccattttttgtacCATCACATGTCAGCGTTTGTTGGAGGCACACGATTCCCTTCAGTGACTGTAGTTTATATTTGCATAGCAACACAGTGTGTAGATATAGTCAAAGCCATAATTTGTAGTCATGCTCACTAAACTCAGCTTCAAGCTCCCGGTGTCAGtcgttattatttatttttttttttagtttggatGCAGCTTTcaaaaaaattgttttgatttttccatTGGATTTGCTCATAAAAACCATAAACCAAGAGAATTCTGCAACTCGTGTGAAAAGATTCAGGGGACAGTTCGCGTCTCGCAGTGACATCTCGCTGTGATTTAATTGTCAATATTATAGGATGTGGGCTGAAATATTTAGATACAATAAACTGCAGAGAGCAGGCCACAAGACAGACATGCCATTCCTGTGAGTTGCAAAATTCAAATGTGGTTAATGAGTGAATGcgacaatgcaaaaaaaaaaaaaaaaacaacccgaCAATAAACAGTGACTCACAGGGCTGAACAACTGTCACCAGTTTGTACCAGCAGGGTTTGAAAACATACTGACAAGTCCGAATGTCTGCGCACAACcgcatatatgtacatatttatgtatatatatatatatatatatatatatatatacatatacatatatatatatatatatatatatacacatatatatatacatatatatatatacatatacacatatatatatacatatatatatacatatacacatatatatatacatatatatatacatatatatacacatatatatatatacatatatatatatatatacacatacatatatatatatacatacatatatatatatatacacacatatatatatatatatacacacacacacatatatatatatatatagtatgtaaaTCTTACTCATGCACCCTTGGACACCTGCATTCTTGCTCACATtcgcacgcacgcatgcacctCTGGTGGTCAAGGGtagatgacagagagagatgatAGAGACAGGTTAAAAGGTCGGCGTTCAAGCAGGCTGCATCGTGATtggtcagaggagaagaagtgtgCTCGACAGTCCCGCCGGTCGTGTTGTTCCGGAGCCGGGCCGCCGAGGAAAACGTGCACTTAGAACTTTGAAGCGACAAAAATAATGCAAAGCACCACAGTAAAAGAGGCCAGAGCAGTCTTTTAAGAACATGATCACACCGGCACAGGACGATGCGGGCGAAAGGGGAGTGGTGGTGGATGCCCGACGGGCCGTCACGGAGGACTAACACGACAGTAACTATTACCCCAGCATTAATTACAGTTACACAGAACAATCGATAAAAGCGGAATTAGAAAATCAGCTGATCTTGCCGACTGATTTGACCCATGCATTATAAGGCATTAACCAAACATTTGTTACTGACATCACAGAGTATCATATTACTGACTATACATACAATTGCGGATTTGAAAaatctggtttctttttttttttttttttcatgaaaatgttgaaataattgtattttaaaaaaaaaaccaaaaaaaaaccatattCCTAAAACcaatgatgtcatttaaaaaaaaaagttattggGAATGTTGAAGCGAGGACAGATCGATGTCTGCAATCCCATTGTACCTATTGATCTGCAGATGGGCGAATGAAATTGATTTTCTGAGGTAGACAATGCAGGCATATTTCATTCTCCCAATGCAAAGCCATACTGAGCAGGGGGTAGCGGGGGTAATTTGGTCCATTTTGGACAGGCTCGGGTCTCGTGTCTCAGCCAATTGTCCTGTGTCGGACGGGGCGACCCATCCATCATGCGCCTCTGCCCGTCTCACCACTATGGTACTTACACCGTCACTGATGTGATACACCCACTCAGTGATGGATAGCAGACAGCACGCACTACGACAAGATAGAGAGATCAGTCCGCACGGCTCACAGGCCTGTTGTTTCTGTGCAGCTGGGGAAATACCACTCATACAAGGCCGGCTTATTCAATATCCTGGCCACTGTACGGCGCCCATGTGGACAATATCCCTTAATATGCCTCATAAAAGTCACTTTCCTTTACTCCGCTCTTACAATCTTCAAGTCCCCTTACAAACAATTACAATGACAGCAGAGCCTAAGCAAACGAGACCATCAGACACACTTGCTCACACACGACTGTCGTAGGAAAAGGTCCTGTACATCTGCGTGACAAGTGTTTCAACGGtgtaccttttctttttctttgactgtTAAGTGCCAGATATCAGCTGGAGGGTGAAATGACGTTCATCGGTCCGTGACTCAATAAAGCGGGTGactgttataaataaaaacataaaataaaatacagtacaataaaataataaagagacTTCTGCAAAACACTGAGTCTGTAAGTGTGACGTAGTATGCAGGAGGCCTTCAAAACAGGATTCTGGATTCTGTCGGTCGGCCAGTGAGGTGAGTCAGGATCAGCAGTTTGGGACGCCCACCGCTCTTCTTCCCCATGA is a genomic window of Solea senegalensis isolate Sse05_10M linkage group LG7, IFAPA_SoseM_1, whole genome shotgun sequence containing:
- the LOC122771945 gene encoding ubiquitin-like protein 7; translated protein: MATPDWHLSLKLVDQPKSIFHFPEMMAGDVPPGGYRVATLKQLVAAQLPDSIPDPELIELIHCGRKLKDDLTLDSCGIQPGSTLHILKKTWPEPESNPEPVNRAAAAREFRVFHAALHSLNSSYRDSVYKMLTNKESLDQIIVATPGLRSDPVALGVLQDKDLFVQFTDPSMLDVLISSHPALVNAIILVLHSVAGSMPSQSSASSSRNVSASSYSDMPGGFMFEGMSDDEEEFQSGSPAGPSNRVGASAGMRPVSLSHSGATGPRPITQSELATALALASTPDSSAVTPTTTSQTDPSSGVGPMPAGTPVSNDLFSQALQQALQATNMSALQGRWQSQMQQLRDMGIQDEELMLRALQATDGDIQAALELIFAGGPGL